One Kitasatospora sp. MAP12-44 DNA segment encodes these proteins:
- a CDS encoding ATP-binding protein, translated as MDVDPDDLPDGLVIADEQGRVVCFNRAAARLTGLPAGSALGRPLDEALPLEDLDGRRWWPLTDPYGGLAIRTRQPERNLLLPGGREVLVCARYVRECERGPVRRVVVALRGTEARRRTERAHAELIATVAHELRSPLTSVKGFTATLLNKWERFTDGQKRLMLETVNSDADRVTRLIAELLDISRIDAGRLELRKQVVDLAVAVRRQVEGRIAAGASQERFDIRIAEDLPQQWADPDKVDQVLANLLENAVRHGEGTVTIEVAPAKEIVEAATWEHPGTPPRFVEGTAVTVSDEGSGIPEESMPRVFTRFWRGSKRGGTGLGLYIVKGIVEAHGGAIRIDRAPGGGARFRFILPAGVPDFML; from the coding sequence ATGGACGTGGACCCCGATGACCTGCCGGACGGCCTGGTGATCGCCGACGAGCAGGGCCGGGTGGTCTGCTTCAACCGGGCCGCCGCCCGCCTGACCGGCCTGCCGGCGGGCTCGGCGCTCGGCCGCCCGCTGGACGAGGCGCTGCCGCTGGAGGACCTGGACGGCCGCCGCTGGTGGCCGCTGACCGATCCGTACGGCGGCCTGGCCATCCGCACCCGCCAGCCCGAGCGCAATCTGCTGCTGCCCGGCGGCCGCGAGGTGCTGGTCTGCGCCCGGTACGTGCGCGAGTGCGAGCGGGGCCCGGTGCGGCGGGTGGTGGTCGCGCTGCGCGGCACCGAGGCGCGCCGGCGCACCGAGCGGGCGCACGCCGAGCTGATCGCCACCGTCGCGCACGAGCTGCGCTCCCCGCTGACCAGCGTCAAGGGTTTCACCGCGACCCTGCTCAACAAGTGGGAGCGGTTCACCGACGGCCAGAAGCGGCTGATGCTGGAGACCGTCAACTCCGACGCCGACCGGGTGACCCGGCTGATCGCCGAGCTGCTGGACATCTCGCGGATCGACGCGGGCCGCCTGGAGCTGCGCAAGCAGGTGGTGGACCTCGCGGTCGCCGTCCGCCGCCAGGTCGAGGGCCGGATCGCCGCGGGCGCCTCGCAGGAGCGCTTCGACATCCGGATCGCCGAGGACCTGCCGCAGCAGTGGGCCGACCCCGACAAGGTCGACCAGGTGCTCGCCAACCTGCTGGAAAACGCGGTGCGCCACGGCGAGGGGACTGTCACCATCGAGGTGGCCCCGGCGAAGGAGATCGTCGAGGCAGCGACCTGGGAGCACCCGGGCACTCCGCCCCGATTCGTGGAAGGGACCGCGGTCACCGTGAGCGATGAGGGCAGCGGCATCCCGGAGGAGTCGATGCCGCGCGTCTTCACCCGCTTCTGGCGCGGCAGCAAGCGCGGCGGCACGGGCCTGGGCCTCTACATCGTCAAGGGCATCGTGGAGGCCCACGGGGGCGCCATCAGGATCGACCGCGCCCCCGGCGGCGGCGCGCGGTTCCGATTTATCCTGCCCGCCGGGGTGCCCGACTTCATGCTCTGA
- the pheS gene encoding phenylalanine--tRNA ligase subunit alpha gives MSAPNKSYDPVEVEALKPEEVERARDEAIAAFAAAGSLDELKAAKVAHTGDRSALSLANREIGALPPQAKAAAGKLIGQARGAVNQALAKRQVELEAERDARVLVEEAVDVTLPFDRAPRGARHPLTTLAERIEDTFVAMGYEIAEGPEVEAEWLNFDALNLGPDHPARSMQDTFFVAAPDGSPDSGVVLRTQTSPVQIRTMLDRQPPIYAICPGRVYRTDELDATHTPVFRQVEGIAVDEGITFADLKGTIEQLVSKLIGDELELRWRPSYFPFTEPSAEVDLQCFVCRGASVGNPDRPCRTCSSEGWIELGGCGVVNPRVLVASGVDPERYSGFAFGLGLERILMNRHNVADMRDMVEGDVRFTLPFGMEI, from the coding sequence ATGTCGGCACCCAATAAGTCCTACGACCCGGTCGAGGTCGAGGCACTCAAGCCCGAAGAGGTCGAGCGCGCCCGCGACGAGGCGATCGCTGCCTTCGCCGCGGCCGGCAGCCTCGATGAGCTCAAGGCGGCCAAGGTCGCGCACACCGGCGACCGGTCGGCGCTCTCGCTGGCCAACCGCGAGATCGGCGCGCTGCCCCCGCAGGCCAAGGCGGCGGCCGGCAAGCTGATCGGCCAGGCCCGCGGCGCGGTCAACCAGGCGCTGGCGAAGCGTCAGGTGGAGCTGGAGGCCGAGCGCGACGCCCGGGTGCTGGTCGAGGAGGCGGTGGATGTCACCCTGCCGTTCGACCGCGCCCCGCGCGGCGCCCGCCACCCGCTGACCACGCTGGCGGAGCGGATCGAGGACACCTTCGTCGCGATGGGCTACGAGATCGCCGAGGGCCCCGAGGTCGAGGCGGAGTGGCTCAACTTCGACGCCCTCAACCTGGGCCCGGACCACCCGGCCCGCTCGATGCAGGACACCTTCTTCGTGGCGGCCCCCGACGGCTCGCCCGACTCCGGCGTCGTGCTGCGCACCCAGACCTCGCCGGTCCAGATCCGCACCATGCTGGACCGTCAGCCGCCGATCTACGCGATCTGCCCCGGCCGGGTCTACCGGACGGACGAGCTGGACGCCACCCACACCCCGGTCTTCCGGCAGGTGGAGGGCATCGCGGTGGACGAGGGCATCACCTTCGCCGACCTCAAGGGCACCATCGAGCAGCTGGTCTCCAAGCTGATCGGGGACGAGCTGGAGCTGCGCTGGCGCCCCTCGTACTTCCCGTTCACCGAGCCGAGCGCCGAGGTGGACCTGCAGTGCTTCGTCTGCCGGGGTGCCAGCGTCGGCAACCCGGACCGCCCCTGCCGGACCTGCTCCTCCGAGGGCTGGATCGAGCTGGGCGGCTGCGGCGTGGTCAACCCGCGGGTGCTGGTCGCCAGCGGCGTCGACCCCGAGCGCTACAGCGGGTTCGCCTTCGGCCTGGGCCTTGAGCGGATCCTGATGAATCGTCACAACGTCGCCGACATGCGCGACATGGTGGAGGGTGACGTGCGCTTCACCCTTCCGTTCGGGATGGAGATCTGA